From the genome of Nicotiana sylvestris chromosome 1, ASM39365v2, whole genome shotgun sequence:
ataatatcgagcttcggcttagaaatttgctgtggtattttccaaaggagaaatggcttcatgaatggttgatctgggaaattgTTCTGGCTTACCACGTgttttagtgatcattggcagtatatgaaagtgtttaGATGAGACTTTGGTTGATAAgagttttctatcggtattcgggtgttgtatacagctgctgtgattagaagttatcactacaagtgtttgagttatgtggtatatcatgtgattgcacttGAGATAGCAGATGGTTTGTTATAGCCTGTTCGAACTTATTCatagtataaatgtgagattctgatcgtattgatgattttaaaagttgaaatgtggttctatggtttatgggctagattgggatgtgaaatttcagttacaatgtgttatcggacctatatgagatagggtgacgtggcatcacccccgggtatatgcatggtagggttattcagcgattgattggcttttggaacaactttggtcttgttcgaggacgaacgtatgtttaagtgaggggggatataacgacccaaccggtcgttttgagcttttgcacttggcTCACCAGTTATCGGGCATGACTTTCcttgtgtgatgtattatgactcatgAAAATTGTTGGTTtgggttttcagggtaatcgacatgaaatttggaagaaaaaatctcagtttgaagcttgtaattcgaaaggtttgaccaagatttgacttgtttgtagatgatctcggatcggaatttttatgatttggttagctgtGTTAGGGGATTTGGGACccaggagcgtgatcggaatgcattttggaagtcagtggaaggtttaggcttgaattggcgaaattgagatttcggccttttccggttgataggtgagattttgaaatAGAGGTTCAGAAAGAAATTCCGAAagtagtagttctgttgtgtcatttgggatgtgtgtgcaaaatttcaagtcacttggacgtagtttggttgggtttttgatcaaaagcgtaatttaaaaggttttggaattcttaggcttgaatccgatgcgaatttggtgtttcgatattgctttgagcgttccgaaggttggaacaagtttgaatgaggttatgagatatgttggcatgtttggttgaggatccgagggcctcaggtgagtttcgggtggtcaatcggaccatttcatgttttgcaaaGTTGTAGAAAAATTCTTTTCAATGTTGCAggcatttggccttcgcgttcgcgagtaagcctcgcgttcgcaaagggttagctggtgaggtggagattttagccttcgcgtttaCGAGggaggcttcgcgttcgcgaagggctaggTTCGTCGTGCATCACATTTGCGAGGGAGGCTCTGCGTTCGCGTAGGGGAAGTGAGCAACTGGGTTTGTGGAtttatttgttcttcgcgttcgcggaaggggAGTCGGGTCCGCGTTGGGTTAGGGAGCCAAGTCTTCACGTTCGTGAATGGTAGTACGCGTTGACGGTGAAGGAAATTTGGTCAAAGTAATTTTGTGATTCAcgaacgtgaggctttgaccACGTTTGCGGAGAATGATtttaatgcctgggcagaatgatttaaaagggctATTCCGCGATTTTGAGGCGAAGTACctccattgttgggcgattttgaagtttgggagagctaattgaagagggaattcaagaggatttcatggaggtaagatttttggtccctcaacttgtttctatgatgaattctttcattgtaagcttgaaatccgtggaaaatcagtagcaaaaatgggtaattagggctagAGATTAAGTGAcctttgaggggccatttgaggtccgattttgatgttcttgatatgtatagactcgcgTGAGGATGaagattccattgatgttaattttatcggattccaagacgtgggcctggggggccgggtttgagcaatttcaggattttgatgtaaaattggatattttcgagtgggcttcgttccccttgcatattttaatgattatgtactgattatgGCTACATTTgtagcatccggaggtcgattcaagtgggcaaggcatcgcgggctagagtatGTACCGGAccgagatgagtaatgattgtaaatgatgttctgagggtttgaaaccccagactgCACACCGtagtgctattttgaggtgagacacacgcttgatgatgagcgtgtggtcgtgcactattggggatagCGATCCGGTCCgccccgattgatgattttactgtatatttgactgaaatatatttgctattatcattatttgggttgaatgccatatttgggctttgtgccaactatttgaacccttcggggatttttgttgatattgcctcactgttttgagtttatacttgaactcagtcatgttattttcaactatttttgaaaactcagccatgttcactcagttttaatactcaaatgatatttaaatgatcttttgggctgagaaacactattttactgttgcccgagaggcttgacgacaggttactatttcgataagttcgaaataacaccctttaaggccaatggccttcaccaaaaatagaagagttcgacctcgatcgaacgaagacgagttactatttcgataagttcgaaatgacaccctttaaggccaagagctttTTCCAACAGGGGAAGAGTTCGACATTGATCGAACGACGGTAGGTTACTagttcgataagttcgaaataacaccctttaaggccaaggcccttcaccaaaaagagaagagttcgacctcgatcgaacaacgacgagttactattttttaagttcgaaataacactctttaaggccaaggccttcgccaaaaagagaagagttctgcctcgatcgaatgacgacgactttctattttgataagttcaaaataacacactttaaggcccaGGGActtcgcaaaaaagagaagagttcgatctcgatcaacgatgactggttactatttcgataagttcgcaataacaccctttaaggccaagcgcctttgccaaaagaagaggatttcaacctcgatcgaatgacgacgggttgctatttcgataagtttgaaataacaccctttaaggccaaagtccttcgccaaaaagagaagagtttgacctcgatcgaacgacgatgggttactatttcgataagttcgaaataacaccttttaaggccaggagctttcgccaacaagagaagagttcgacattccgaacacgctcctaactctgaaatcacccaacggagctaacggaactataggatttccattccgatgccgtcttcacactgttccgactacggtcaactttccaacacttaagctatCATTTACGGTCTACGTGtaccaaaactctctgaaacttaaaaccgaatatcccggcaaatagaaatagcagaaataaacttgggaaaagtagttgataggggatcagggcgttaattcttaagacgaccggccgggtcatcacacattggtaggctatggatgttttcaagatAACATTCAGattaaggagagcctataatcacttctcaagtcaaaataCATTTAGGATGAGACTTTACAAACATTcatggcaagttctagactaatgacacaggacttggacttgcaattcaaattctcaccacacaagatgtaggattgctaaagagacagagtcgggggcccacaacaaccttagctaagatctGAGCAACACAATtttcccgaaaaaccacttgttgattatcggccaacacaagagtctcaaggtcacaactttcatcATCCTATACAcaaacaatttgtttttgaccataagatcaaaggaaaatgtgttacgcccaagtgaagctttgcttgaggtatcattactcactagctactatttacaccaatagcaaaaagaaaacagacttaaatccttaagaaggttgtcatgccatccatcatcgagaAGAGCCACTCGGCTCACACAAATTCctcctttggaaagaaccgtggcattaagaaaaccaaaggcttattgaacgcaaaactcaaaataagaagctaccaaatggaataagaagctatgaaagaaaaaaatgtgaaaagtagaatgaatatgtacaagagggcatttagacgaatatacataagggagaatgaatatatacatcagaaaataattttatatacagaccaaagttgTAAAGTACAATAAGTGaaaaaaatggtaaaattatgtacataagTGAAAATCAAAgcataataaaaacaaaatagtatcatatttacaacaccaaatcatccaaatagggctaccccctcaaatgaaagctagcattgtcctcaatgctaactaaccaaaaatagctcaaaataaaatagagagtaaagaaaactccctattggccctccgtctgcataTGATCATGAATCTGGGTCCCTAGGTCCTCCAACTCCCTATATTGGGTCctgaggctggctagaggaacctccctgcgggtcctccaactctatcacaACATCATCAGCatggggaatcaccctcttcctctttacTGGCCTCTCCACCTCCTTCTCCGGCTCAGGCTGGGGTGCTGGATCCAGGTCATACAATAATAGCTCCAAGGGCAAGTGATCAGCCTTCAATTTTTCTACTTCCACCGTCAACTCTTTCACTGACTCCTTTGATGCCCGAGTCTTTCTCAACTTATTTGTTTCCTTTGTCAGCTCCTTTAATGCTTTGCCATGAGAACCTACAACCTCCAAAATTAATTGCCggttctccaggagcttcttTTGGTTGTCCAAAAGCTCCCTGAGAGTGTCCTCCACTGATTGTGGAACCTGTTGCTGAGGGGGTACAGACTGGGCTGCCACCGAGCTAGAAAGCATAGACAACTTAGaagtagctgtctgcatccagttgttgatgctggcaAGGGTTTGACTCAAATGGTGGGAAGTCAATGGGTAAGCTGAGGATGAGGGGATATCTGGAACTGTGGTAGTAGAGGGTCCTGGCGCAATATCTAGTATAGCTGAGGGaggctactactactactggatctttagactggccagtagaagcaCTAGCTTTACCTTTCGGATCTTTAGTGTTGTCATCACCTTTGAGGTTGTACTAGGAGAAGGGTGCCTTTGGTTTCAGAGTTCTCGTGAGTGGTGGGGGTCTAGCCTGCTGCACACAAAGGTCTCCCACCCTTTTTCCTCGATGTTCAGGATTCTCCTCAAAAGTTGGACCCCTGCTGTCAACCATGccggggtggtacctgggattgccaagtactctgctaaccacggacgggcatcctcccccaatgctaccttttctaagtataaaGTTTCATCCTCCTCTAGAAAGCCTAGGTAGTCATTGATTGTTTTCCCATCATACTTTACTTTCAAATTTTGCACCTTAGTCACTGTAGTGCCCTTTTTGATATGGGAAACATTAGTGTAAAACTCCTTCACAAGTGCTCATTTGCATTCTCAATGTTGCCTATAAAATAATCCCAGCCTGGCCTCTTTCTGAATTGCGTCTGCACATTTGGGTTGTGAGGCAGATGATCCTTGTTAATGAATCTCCATTCAAGTATCaacttcctctcgggccaccattcTCGGAATTTGTAGTAAGCAAGCTCACTGACAAATCTATCCTGCCAAGCCTCCGGCTTTATAGTCCTCTCTACCCCCCTACTTGAGGCACaccccctccttcttcttcttctatgggaTCCTCACCAGGTGTTGAAGCTATAGGTGAGGTAGAAGAAACATCATCACCACTCTCAGCTGAGCCCTCTgacgactcagaagaaatttCCAATGAATCTTGAGCAGTAGGAGTGCccggaggtgtatctctcaatcttCTCCTTTCCGTCCAGTCAAGAACACACTCCGGCACTGACTCGAAGTCGGATGCCTCCCGAGAGGGTAAATACTCACTTCCCGAATGGGAAATAGCTCTATCTGCAACTTTTCTTGACTTCCTAGTGTCCTTGATTGCCTGCCAGACTTAGGGAGTCAATTTGATCATACCTtttcccctaccccgggaggactctccttttctttgttgttttttACCACCGCCTCTTGATTGAACCATTATCTGCAAGTGAAAGTCAGTTAAAGCTTGTTAGTATCAAACCCGGAGAAGTAGTGAAAATTATGATTGCAGACAATGAAGAAAATAGTTGCGGATAACAGActgtggaccgcataaaatgcagtGCAGCCGCAAAAAGaccatcgcggaccgcacaaaatggcaccacgGTCCACATTGAGTTGGGGCTCAGAATACGCACTCTCTAATACCAGGCACTGCGGACTGCAAAAAAAGGTTTGCGGTCACGGTAAGGCATCGTGGACCGCGAAAGCGGTCCTCAACATTCAACTTTCTGAAGTTTCACcaccacggtccgcacaaaatggcatcACAGACCGTATAGAGGCACCACAAACCGCAATATATCCACCGCGGATGGTGGTAAGCCATAGGcagcaataccaacctagggtttcaattttcATCTTATATTTAGCCTAAAATCACATATCATTAACCCCACTAGGTTTTCAATCATTATTCTTAACTAATTAACCCTAATTTAACATCATTATGTAAACCTACgctaaaatttaaagaaaaaggaagaaaaagaagtacaactaactaattaaaagaaaataaaacaagatTAAAAACTAAGAAAAGATTAAAATTACCATAGTGAGATGCAACACAGATGATTTAGAAATAGGGTTTGAAATTTATGCAGTTAGGGCTTGGATGAACAGTACTTTTTACTATTGAGAGTGAGAAAGAGCGAAAAGTTTTAAATAAAGGCCTAAGGTCCTATTTACAAAAAAGGACCCTGGGACCCACCCACCGTGGAACGCAAGAAATGCACCGCGTCCGCAGTGCTTGAATACATGAAGCACTGGGCATAAGGGCACCGTGGTCCGCAAGAAAAGCTCTGCGACCATGgtagggcaccgcggaccgcacaaaatgcaatgcggtcgCGGTGAAAACTTCATAGAACCCCATTTTTTATCATTCACCACTGCAGACCGCATTGAAATTTTTCCCCCGTACTAAGGCCTTTGCGGCTGcaagaaatgcaatgcggccgcagtgcAAATTTCAGAGAGTGACATTTTTCCAACTTGGTCCTGCATGCATCAAAACAATCTTGCACACATCTCAGAACCAGTTAGTTCAATAGCAAATCCTatactaaaaagaaaatcaatgaaaaacaaaaagaaagacacatgggttgcctcccaagaagtgcctgatttaacgtcgcgacacaacacaggttaccatcaaatcactttagatggagcagtGCCATCATGTGGTTGTCATCAATtttgcccaggtagtgcttgaccctatgcccattaactctgaaaacctccccatttttgttgtttaagtcaagtgcaccaaatggATTCACAAACatcacttcaaaaggtccactccatttcgacttaagctttcccggaaacagacgtaaccgggagttgaacaaaagaaccaaatcacccactttgaactccctgccacgagcatacttatcatgaaggtacttcatcttgtccttatacaaggacgaactggagtaggcatggaatcagaattcatcaagttcattaagctactCTACacaaagatttgctgccacatcccattcaagattcagtttcctcaaagcccacattgCCTGGTGCTCTAACTCAATcggtagatgacaagctttcccaaacaccaactggtacggagacataccaattagagtcttgtaagcagtcctataagcccatagagcatcatccaatttctttgacaaATCGGTCCTATTTGTATTGAtcatctttgacaatatactcttgattttcttgtttgagacttcaacttggccactcgcctgagtatgataaggagtagaaactttgtgattgacaccatactttgcaagaaaagtgtcaaaagctctattacaaaaatgagaccccctcACTTAAGATTGCttgaggagtgccaaacctagtaaaaatgcccttcttgagaaacgcaacaacactctgggcctcattgttgggaaaagccacagcttcaacccactttgaaacatagtcgactgccactagaatgtatgtgttcccacacaaaCTAACAAATGGgtccatgaaatcaatgcccgataatcaaaaaatatcaacgtcaagaatggtattgagaggaatctcatctttcttcgaaattccacctgcTCTTTGACATTCTTCGCATCTCtacacaagttcacttgcatctttgtacaaagttgaccaataaaacccacaactaagaacttttgaagtcGTCTTCggcccgccatgatggccaccgtAGGGAGAGGAATAACacgcctctaagatactcaattacTCCTCcttcgggacacaccttcggatcacacaaTTTGTGAAGATCTTGAATAAGTATGGCTCATCctaatagaagtccaaactatcccatttgagcttcttcctttggttagaagagagcttacACGgaattataccagtcacaaggaaattagcaacatccgcaaaccatggcataccattcaccgacacagaaaggagttgctcatcgggaaatgaatcattgatctctaagccatcacgaggcctcccctactcctccaagcgggacaaatgGTCTGCCACTTTATTTTCACAACCCTTccagtccacaatctccaaatcaagctcttgaagtaacaagacccatcgcatcagtctagcttttgaatccttcttcgtcatcaagtaccgaagTGTGGaatgatcggtatgaactatgaccttggcacccatgagatacggccgaaatttctccatttcatacacaatagccaaaagctctttctcggtcaccgtgtattTCACTAGAGCATGATTCATTGTCTTGGTTGCATAGTACaacggatgaaacatcttgttcactctttgacccaagaccgccccAACCACAAAATCACTCTTTGATCCATTGCAaattgtgcttgagaagttcaaaagcttgcatacatccctcattgaACACGAACTTGGCCTCTTTTtacaacaacttgcacaagggattcagtaccttcaaaaagtctttgataaatctccggtaaaACCCCGCATGCCTAAGAAAAcgtctaactcccttgacagaagtagggggagggagtcttgaaatcacatcaattttttctttgtccacctctataccctgcttcgaaattttatgcccaagtaCTATACCCTCCTCAActatgaagtggcatttctcctaattaagcacaagattggtttcttcacaatgggccaacactctatcaagactTTTCAAACATTCGTCAAACGAGTCACCCATAATACTGatgtcgtccatgaacacctccaaaatgtcttccaccatatcaatgaaaatggccatcatacaccgctggaatgtagtcggtgcattacacagCCCAAGCAACATTCTAGAGAAGGCAAAGATACCAAatggacaagtgaaggtggtcttctcctgatcttccggagcaatcaaaatttggttatacacaaaatacccatccaagaaatagtaaaCGGCATGCCCAACAAGTCTGTCTAGCatttgatcaagaaaaggcaatggaaagtgatccttgcgggtcactttattcaacttgcggtagtccatgcacatCCTCCACCCGGTAAcagtcctggtaggaatcaactcattttgcgaattggtaaccacggtcataacacccttcttcggcacatatTGCACCAgcaaagtccaagagctatcagagatggggtacacaaccccagcatccaatcacttgatcacctcctttttcacaacttcttgcatttccTCGTTCAACCTcttttgatgttccaaggagggctttgcatcattttccagaataatcttgtgcatacagaatgtgaGGCTTATCCCCTGGATATCtgctaaggtccatccaattgccttctttcgcttttggagcaccgccaatgcggcatcaacctgcatgttagtaaggcgggaggaaagaataactggcaaagttgaactagggtcTAGGAATTCATatctgaggtgtggaggcaatgaCTTCacctccaacaccggaggttcctcgattgagggctttgtttgcggagtcttcctattctcaaaatccaaagagagtttcctacgctcataagagtaagagcccattccgtGTAAAGCATTTACACATTCCACTCAACCTTCATCcccatttacatcaagattcaacaataccgcctctagagggtcctccacatttaTCACTGCAccagtatcatcaactatcactgccgtgacaaggtccacaaaagagcacacttcagaactgttgggttgcttcattgacttgaacacatgaaaaaccactttctcatcacccacccggaaggtgagttcccctacttcAATATCAACTAAGGCCTTTCCAGTATCAAGGAAAGGTCTTTCCAATATGAtcggaacctcataatctacctcacaatccaagatcacaaaatcagtcgGTAAGATAAAtttatccacccggacaagaacatgATCAATTATACCCAAAAGTCTTTTCATTGTTCTATCCaacatttgcaatctcatggaagtcggcctcagTTTCCCAATACcaaaagtcttgaaaactgagtagggcatcaagttgaaaCTTGCCCCCAAAgcacatagagcttttgcaaagtcttcactcccaatggtgcaaggagtggtgaaagcaccgggatcttctagcttcggagccattgagtgcactattgcactaacttgatgggtcatcttgatagtttcaaaATCTATGGatattttctttgtcaccaaatctttcatgaatttagcataacccggcatttgctctagagcttccaccaaaggcacattactggataaactcttcatcatatcaatgaacttcttaaattggttctcatttttctgctttgctagtctttgaggataaggtggaggtggccttggcaaaggagccttggctttaggcaccaTCGTTTCCGACAtatctattacgtgttccctagacgggttcatgtcattctgagtttccacctcggcatcttggatatcaatcctcacttcctcattcacattctcatcaatcacattttcaaccaccaaagggatctcgtcctcttgcaactcaacttcatcactcaaaatttctttttgtttggaggcattcacatcaccacctcgtCCACTTCCTGTAGTTACCGCCATTACATGCCCGAAATTGTTCCCACTattcgggtttactaccgtatcacttggtagatcccctttagggcgagtattcaaggattgtaaGATTTgacctaattgaacctccaagtttctgattgaagtattgtgggatgccaaataagcatcagagtccgcattctttttcatcacaattcaaacatcatttcaattcacCATATTtaattgttggaagaactaggaccttggggtggaaataggggtggattgtttggttgttcaTAAATTGGgggtctttgaaagccttgcccctgatttccttggttgccattgttccaaccatcctgattgttatttccaccccagttgttgttgttgccactccaattaCCCTAATTGTTCTAATTAttattctgattgccccagttgg
Proteins encoded in this window:
- the LOC138871036 gene encoding uncharacterized protein, with product MPGYAKFMKDLVTKKISIDFETIKMTHQVSAIVHSMAPKLEDPGAFTTPCTIGSEDFAKALCALGASFNLMPYSVFKTFGIGKLRPTSMRLQMLDRTMKRLLGIIDHVLVRVDKFILPTDFVILDCEVDYEVPIILERPFLDTGKALVDIEVGELTFRVGDEKVVFHVFKSMKQPNSSEVCSFVDLVTAVIVDDTGAVINVEDPLEAVLLNLDVNGDEG